TTATTGCATAATGTGCTTGCTTAACAGCTCACAAGCCACTCTACGAGTGAGTGAACTTGATTGCTAACTAGCTAGCACATCATATGATCCTAAAACAGCATCTAGAACCAGATTGATTGGGATTCACAATCGCGCAAGCGGCAGCTTCTTTGTATTTCGGCTACCCTCCTCTGCACCTCCTGCATCTCTTCCTGTTCAGGGCGGCGTTGGTACTGTGTTTTCTCCTCGATCACAGACCGTAAAGCGTCGCACTGGCACTGACTATCCACATGACTTATTTGCTGGCAGCATTGCTGAACTTGCTCCTGTCGATTGTGGATCCCTCGGAGTGCTAACCTTGGCCTTGATATTTGGGATACATATTGCTCACAACTGCTCAAGTCCACGCTCTGAATCTTCCCTTGGCAGCCTCCAGATCGACTCCTGCTGGACTGATCATCAAACTCCACGGTAGTGATGGTGGTTCTGTAAGAAGAGGCATTGGCGATGAGTGCCAAGAGAAGGCTAGCTAGAACTGCTATTGTCAAAAACCTTGCCATTTTTTTTGGGAGAACAGTACAGTGGGGTTAGGGTGGATGAATGAGGTGATGGGCGCAATGGGTTTTTATAGGGGATTTTGAGCTATGCATGTAGAGAACGTGGAGGATGGCATGGTTATGCGTATGATCTGTGATTTTGATGCGGTGGCTATGAATGTTGTGGTGGTTTGGTTGATGCTTACACGTCTAGATCAGCATGCAAATTCTGCCAAGAGATGCTTTGTTTGGTTTTCGAGTTTCTTTAGTCATTATCTAAGAGAATATCAAACACAGACGCTCATTTTGATTATTCAAGAGTGATGATGGGGTTCTGCATACACTGTCCGTTCGCAGCGTCTCTGTTTCCACTTTATTAATTAGGATTAAGCTCGAGGTTTAATTGGCTTATTTACAAGGCTTTTTGATGTGCTTAacttataattaaattgaaaaaataacaaaataaaagttataaaaaaaagataaaaaaataagacaacatcaatttagaaaaaaaaaatcaaagcttttAAACCTAGTCTAATTTTTAAAAGCTATATTCCGtgaaatttttatctatattcaattaaaaagcataatatttcgcaactaatttaatttgaaaagttgagatcggtagaaaaatattaataaaaaaacctgtaaaagcaacaaaaaagaacaaagataaaatttgatagataaaaccCATGGACGAtgcaatttaataaaaaaaaattaattaaaaaataaagatcaaattttaaagattaaaaaaaatcataggtcATGAAATTGCAAACATTTgtaaaaaccaagcaaacctAAACAAACATCATAAACAtggtcaaattttaaaaagctcACAACCTATGAAACCTTAGATCTAGGTCCCATCAGGAAGTTTATTataagtcaatttaaaaatatagatttaaaaaacttttcaaaaaaaaaaataataacaaaaaaaacattaagcgAACTTGGCAGTCAACCAaagtcaacaaatcaaacacataaCCTAAGACATGAAATAGGGATAactctataaatagaaaagcaaaaaaaaaaaaaaaaacactggcaaaaagaatataaaaaatgctttaaaaagtACAGAAGCTGACCCGGGCTAATCCTTCACTTATATTACCTGGTTCATGAGATTAGGTGATctcattaaatataaacatgaaaaaacaaagaaacaaaatttttaatcaaacaaatattgagggataaaattgaggggaaaaaaaagcaattaaaagaattaagacTAAATTcgactaaaaaattaaatgaaattatttttttgggaaaacttaaatgaaattaaatgcctaggggtgtaattgaaaaaaaaatcaatcaagaaaatgattcaaaacaaaacaaataaaaattaaaagaatgaggatcaaaattaaaaataaattaaaaaaatcaaatgaccgggaatgaaatcaaaaataaaatccaattagaaataatcaatctaaataaaaaaattgcaaataaaagaagagaaactgaataaaaaaaaaagtaaattgaaggGCTGGTATGAATTTTTACATGGTCATCACACAATTCtatgaagaaagagaagaaaaagaaagaaagaaaagaaaagcaatttcGAATCAAACAACACCGAATCACCATGCATATGCCATTCTGAGAGAAAGAGGATATCCAGACGAATCAAATGTTGTTGTGGAATCACTGTTATAACTACCAAAACCAGCCGCACACACTGCTAGAAGATTGCAAAGTGACTGACGTGTGCAAGGGATGCGTAATagctttttcattattttttttggaaaaaaataaaaaaaacccttaggagtaaacaatattttaagaaaacaaatcatgttGAAATTACAACCAAGCCagtcaatactaaaaaattcaaattgtaAAGGTAATTTAGTAATTCAATTgttctataaaatataaaaaattaatacaaaaatatccttATGCAAAGATCACCTTACCCTCGAAGCAAAGgctaaagataaaataacaaaaaggtaaaatagtaattatactattataataaatagtaataCTGTCTGGGGCACAATAATATTACTAAGGGGattattttttggataatattAACATCTCtggattaattattattttttatcataactagagagttttaatttaatatcttttcttttacattttatcTATCTTTCTGTCAAATAATATGTGAGTTGTACAtgcttttctttaaaacatcaaaatattattaatggtaaaaattaaaaataaattagtaaacTTCATCAATATCatgataaaaacattatttacaatGTGATAGAATTATCATCAATATATTAGCCCTCCCTCAACAGTTTGCTGACTTTTATTTAAcgactaattaaattaatatacagGATGTATCATAATAGAAAAAGGGTATCAATTACAACACCTTATACTTCGAGGATTGTAATAATGACGATGAGTGTCAATGGAACCTATAAATCAGTGAACGTTTAAGCACTTTAGAGCATTTttgttcctctctttttcttcttgaaattTTCTTTAAGATCTTTAATTTTCTCTGAGGAAAAAAATCGATTCGAAGCATGAAATCTTGTGTGTAACAGTTGCCTGGCTAAGATTATATATCCTTAATTCTTCAAGTGTACTCTTGagaaattttaattagattgcTGGAGGCCCATGCATGAAATCTGATCTTATTTTGGGCGTAAATTCTACCATTAACGTCGATGGAAATTACGATATTGTTCTCTTAAACCTTTTCTCAtgtgatttataaaaatttgaagtATTTTTGACGAAAATAAAACTCGAACTTGGACAGTACAAGTAAAAGAAAGGCACAAGCtcttttttaacacaaaaagaAACTCCTTgcattacattacattacaCCTGGGCTTACATCATACTCGCATACAAAACCTTTGCCTTACATGACAGTGCTCGCATGCTTCAAAGGAGAAAAACACCACACAGTGATGTGCTTTATTAGTACTACTTATTCATCTCAATCTCAAGCCAAAATAGCAGAGATCAGTGAACTCCATTTATTGTTCCGTACATTGTAACAAGTCCACCTTCAACATTTATCACATTCTGTAGGGCGAACCAAATTCACAACTGTCTTGTTCCACACCACAATCGCCGGGAAGGCTGCTGGCCACACTCGCAGCCTCGTCAAAATCCATTCGTCCGACACCCCTCTGCTTTGGCAAACTCTTAATTACAGCCTTCCTGAGGCCATAGCAGCGGCACGTGGATCTCACCTGTCTCAGCTGATCACAACACCTTTCAAGACGTTCCTCTTCTCTTCGGTTAATGTCAAGGCCGTCCCGTGAGCTCGCTTCTCGCATGATATATTCCTGGCAATGCTTGAGATCATGTGCCCTAATCAACTCGTCGCGGCAGCCTTCTTCTGATCGCCTGGGGTTTTCCTCATCGATGATCACTGTAGTACTGCGAATGGAGGCGTCAACTAGGAGGAGAAAGGCTGTCAAAGTGGCTGCGAAGATGATGAGCTTTGCCATTGTACGTAGATAGGGGCTAGCTAGAAAGGATATGATTTGTTGGGTGAGAGTTGATGTGGAGGTTGGGGGTTATTTATAGGCATTTACGGCAGGCCTGGCTTGTGAATGAAGCAGATGGGTTAAGGTACGATCGATAAGGAAACTTGAGGCTACACGTATATATTAGATAATATGCATGAGCTACACGTGCTGAGATTTATCTACAAGTGTTAACATGCATGAACTGATTTTGTTGGGTTTCCAAATGGGTTGCAATTTGATTTGGAAGATGGTGGGCTAAAGGCTACACGTACATGCTATGGTTCCAGGTAGAATACTACATTATATTGCAtattacattatatatataaaaaaactaatctccTTGTGTCTCGAAACACatattactatttattattataatagtgtaattactattttattccttagttatttttttttttatctttgcttTGATGGCAAGGTGATTTTTTCACtataatataaatgtttttaggATTGTGCAGGGTTATTttggtaattatattttttaacacacaataaaattactaatgtaaccctttaataaaataattcaatatcttctacaaggatatttttatttttcatgttttatagaATAGTTGAATTACTACATTACccttataattcaaaatttttaacatgGGTTTTAGAGGCTTGCATGGTTGTAATTACATCAAGGTTtgtttattaatatgttttagttttgagggtattttttatttttgcacagATAAACAAAAAAGCTGCTGACAAGTGCCTAGCACATGTTAGTCACTCTGTTGCTTTCTGGTAGAGCTAGCGTGCAGCTATCTCTGGTGGTTGTAGTCATGATTGCACCACATCATTTGATTCGTCTCGACATCCTTTTCCTCTTTAGGTGGAGCATGTATGGTGATTCAATATGGTTTGGCCTGAAATTACTTTTctgttttatctttcttttccttctctttgttCATTAGATTGCCTACTAGCCATATAAAAATTCACATTGGgcctttaatttatctttttttattcaattcatctcctcttatatataattcttttatttatattgatatttgtttctaattgtattttatttcgTATTTTATAACTTTCAAAAGGTGACTATAATTTATGAATTGGATTGATTTATAGGAAAGGCAGGGCCATGCATGTTAAGTACGTGTTAGATGTATGGACTATACGTACACAAATGTTGCTATGGACTGTGTTTTTTCTATGGTAGGGTAAATGGCTTGTTTTGGAACATGGTGGGCTTAAGCTGCTTACACGTAGATTCTTACATGCAGCTGTTGTCAAGGTTTTGTCTGCTTTTCCAAATCACCTTGATATTTGTTAAGCTTGAATTAAGATTCCCTTGTGTTGTGGAGCAACGTTCGTTTGCTGCTGTTTGCAAGCTTATAGGTGAAACCCAGTTAAATTCCATTCACTGACCAATTAGAAAACTTCATCTAGTCGACTCGTAAGGAATTCTTTGTCAAAAGCTTTaccttaaaaaatgaaaaacattatcTAAACATTTGAAGCCATCGTCAGAGAAGTTTTCTCTGCCCAACTAAGACATTGATCTTTCCAACCCACTTTCGAAGGATTGGGCCTAGGGCTCTCATACTTAAGGCCAATCACTAAGACTTTCATGACTAAATGTAATGTTCCCAAATGATTAACCCTAATCTAGGGCAAGGGCTCCATTCCTTTTTTGCCTCCCTctccatgacaaaaaaaaaaaaaagtaatatgaaTACTATAAAAGAATCACCCTgaatcaaaagtttaaaatatttaggtAAGATTCtaagatataattatatatttttttaatatattctcttaaataaaattttttaaactttaaacttGCATAGACCCTATACTacattgtgcttaatttttatcaaaaaaataaagatgttgAGATTCGAAATTATAAGTGTTTGGTCATCAAGgttttgataccatgttaaagaactatctcaatccaaaaacttaaattgtttAGATAAgattccaagatatgatttatattattttctaacaactACCATGTAACCACATGATCAGTCCAACATCCACGATAGGaaggaaaaatgatttttcttcttttctgaagTGATCGAATACCTTACTACACCTTTTagtataaaagtgtgataatagttatttttcaaagtgtttttcttataaatatattaaaatatttttttattattttttaaaaaattatttttgatatcagtatatcaaaatgatctgaaaacactaaaaaatattaatttaaaataaaaaaataaaataaaaatcaattttttttttcaaaaacaaataagttttAAGGTTTCCGGATATTCTTGGATGTACATTCAATATATTCCTCCCTCGTAAATAGTTATTTACATAAACAGAGGAGGGTTTCATGTCCATGactaaaaacttgttttgtagGTAAACGACAAGGATCATGTCTCGCCAGAGACCTCCTTTGGattattcaactttttcttTAACAATGACCAGCTTGATCCTTATATCTCCATGCCTTCCTTAAACTCAAACCCGATAACCTGTCAAGAATGAGCTCATCAATCTCTAAAAAAACGTGAGAGCATCATCAATTAGAAAGTCACTCATATTTGTGATTTCTGGTTTACATAATTAGGCTACAAGCTGCAAAGGTTTGGATAATTTGATAGAGCATTATGAATTGACTAAGAACAAGCTGATATATAAATATCCCCAAAGGCCAGTTCCTCATTAACTGaaataattgaatatatttCATTGTGAATTGAATTACTGTAAATGACCCATGGGATTTAGTTTATTACTTAATTAGAGATGATAGCCGTTAAATTTGGTATTTATAAAATCGATTCAAAACAGTAATAATGAATTTGTTTCTTTCTCTAGGCAACTTTCAATAGATCAATTTAGGtttgttttaggattttttttcatctagcCATCAACGAATATATATTGAgacaatagaaaaataaaattgtgttgtttgtgttatattatatatgaaaatagctttattttttattaaaaatgaattatattGATCCTAgatataaattgtaatttttaaaagaataaaaataaaatgaaaaaatgactAACGTATAAATTCGAAATAGTAATTTTCCCTctacttttttatatacattgtttcaattttttttttctgttgttaATACTAATGCTTAAAGCAAAGTgatagaaaatatatcaaaatcatcgtACCTAGGAGCATaaatttctatctttttaaattaattttaatataattaataaattagtaTAAGCATATAAAATAAAGGGTAAGTGGACTCAAGTTTTTCTCGATAAGATGGTGACATTATATGCACCCACAAAAAAGCCACAATAATAGATTTATAGTGTCACGAAACATCCAAAGAGTAGGAATCCAAtaaacatatctaataatttctctttctgtttgtagaaaattatttttttttctattcataacttaatacaattttttttttctaaatatattcatattaattaaaacaactatttttatatttttatttttttttaatctcgataaaaaaaaaagccaaaaaccattaatttaatgttgttagtgtgtgtttggtaattataattacttttatggttgcaatgtttttttaaaaaataagttttgaaaaaatattttttaattgtgatctttaaaattaaaattttaaaatatatatgtttgattaaaattattaagaatagatttttacatttaaaaaataaaaaaataactctttataagtaaaaaaaaaaaaccaggttattttaaattataaaaaactaagatttaaaacacaattatgtattaagtattatttaagataatcaaataaatttttatgagcaaaaaaaacaaaaactagcaATTAATCTCTTAATATCaacaacatcttttttaaaaaatcatcaatttagattttttttttatgtatattaaaataatactttcaaGTTTGACtatattatattcaaaatttagGAACACAATATCGTTGGTAAAAATTAAGAGCATTTTTAATGGCAAAAACTATTTCGAGTAGATAAATTATTGATATAGTTTTTATGTATATtgaatactataaatataattttttatgtgcatttcaataaaaaattattttaacaatgtatttttatttaaatatttttaatattaatactttatatatatatattatgtttttacagtaaaaacaaattgcactttatttgattttttaagaggATGTTTGGcactatgttttaaaagtattttaaaaaaaaaattaatttttttttaaattaaaatatttttgatgtttttaaattattttaatgtgttgatcttaaaaataatttttaaaaatttaaaataatattattaatatattttttgagtaaaaaacaagaaaaataattatatttccaaacacattgttgtttaaattaaaaaaggcaCTAgaaagttaagtttttttttgttttaggccTTTCCTGAAAAATAGTTTCcggaaaatcattttccaaactttcctatatttgtttgtcattagaaaagttgttcggaaaacattttccggtcaacaaaaaaacacttttcagtcaaagaaaaatttggcttgattttcaaaaagtattttccatttagctgtgtttgttttccggaaagtggtttccgggaaaagCACTTTTCCAAActattttgtgtttgtttgccattagaaaagttagcaatggaaaatactttctagtaaaagaaaaaatttggcttggtttttaagaaagtgttttcctaaaaaatttggggggcaaacactttctggaagttgtgaaaaatttaaaaatgtcattatttgctgattatatcaaatttgatcttcaaatttttgattgctatatatattttgttttgaatatttatttttcaattctcataacttaaaaatttatttttatattaatttttattcttatttttataattgctatttgctttttccttatcatttttttattgaaattttttatttatcaaatttgatcctcattcttttgattgttacttattttatttgaaataatttatgaaatgttgattattattattttaatttcttcatctttcatttttttaattttttagatttgatctccattattttgattattatttattttatttgagataatttatgaaattatatatttttttttaa
This is a stretch of genomic DNA from Populus alba chromosome 11, ASM523922v2, whole genome shotgun sequence. It encodes these proteins:
- the LOC118047479 gene encoding 2S seed storage albumin protein is translated as MARFLTIAVLASLLLALIANASSYRTTITTVEFDDQSSRSRSGGCQGKIQSVDLSSCEQYVSQISRPRLALRGIHNRQEQVQQCCQQISHVDSQCQCDALRSVIEEKTQYQRRPEQEEMQEVQRRVAEIQRSCRLRDCESQSIWF
- the LOC118047447 gene encoding 2S seed storage albumin protein, which produces MAKLIIFAATLTAFLLLVDASIRSTTVIIDEENPRRSEEGCRDELIRAHDLKHCQEYIMREASSRDGLDINRREEERLERCCDQLRQVRSTCRCYGLRKAVIKSLPKQRGVGRMDFDEAASVASSLPGDCGVEQDSCEFGSPYRM